One stretch of Pseudomonas fluorescens Q2-87 DNA includes these proteins:
- a CDS encoding alpha/beta hydrolase has protein sequence MRNESIRYLIVPGWQGSPENHWQTHWQNSLPNSARVEQADWLTPRREDWVAALAEAVAADSTPVILIAHSLGCITVAHWAATAPVQFLRQVRGALLVAPADVERPACAPALRNFAPIPANLLPFPSQVVSSDNDAAVSAPRALELARNWGAEAGILAGAGHINVKSGHQRWEQGFAYLYRLQNRMEHHALRRA, from the coding sequence ATGCGCAACGAATCCATTCGCTACCTGATTGTGCCGGGCTGGCAAGGATCGCCGGAAAATCATTGGCAAACCCACTGGCAGAACAGCCTGCCCAACAGTGCCAGGGTCGAACAGGCCGACTGGTTGACGCCCCGGCGCGAGGATTGGGTCGCGGCATTGGCCGAAGCCGTTGCCGCCGACAGCACGCCAGTGATCCTGATTGCCCATAGCCTGGGCTGCATCACCGTTGCCCATTGGGCCGCCACGGCGCCCGTGCAGTTTTTGCGGCAGGTGCGTGGGGCGTTGCTGGTAGCGCCGGCCGATGTCGAGCGGCCGGCCTGCGCGCCTGCGTTGCGCAACTTCGCGCCGATACCGGCCAATTTGCTGCCGTTCCCAAGCCAGGTGGTCAGTTCCGACAACGACGCCGCCGTGAGCGCCCCGCGAGCCCTGGAATTGGCGCGCAACTGGGGGGCCGAGGCGGGGATCCTGGCCGGGGCGGGACATATCAATGTGAAATCCGGCCACCAGCGCTGGGAACAAGGCTTCGCTTATCTCTATCGTCTACAAAATCGCATGGAGCATCACGCTCTGCGACGCGCCTGA
- a CDS encoding DUF2789 domain-containing protein, which produces MESPIHNLPALFKQLGLSDDAADIDKFIAVHSPLKPELHLADAFFWSEGQRQLLQDEILEDADWAEVIDQLDVLLRKGRSE; this is translated from the coding sequence ATGGAATCTCCGATTCACAACCTGCCCGCGCTGTTCAAACAATTGGGCTTGTCTGATGATGCCGCTGATATCGACAAATTCATCGCGGTCCATTCCCCCCTCAAGCCTGAACTTCACTTGGCCGATGCGTTTTTCTGGAGCGAGGGCCAGCGGCAATTGCTGCAGGACGAAATCCTCGAAGATGCGGACTGGGCGGAAGTGATAGATCAGTTGGATGTTTTGTTGCGTAAGGGACGCAGCGAGTAA
- a CDS encoding NfeD family protein: protein MNIHWLTVALLAISGPVLGADGFMLPGTDPLGFWLIAVGATLLVFEAALPNYGVAGLGGIVLCVIGAVILTNADVPVPLMIGLGLISALLLIVLLVRALKTRPRQSVSGDATLVGNVTAVTALQADNHHGWVQLEGERWQVASATPMRPGQAVRVIARKGLLLEVAPADSQGV from the coding sequence GTGAACATTCACTGGTTGACGGTTGCGCTGCTGGCGATCAGCGGACCTGTGCTCGGCGCCGATGGTTTCATGCTGCCAGGCACCGATCCCCTCGGGTTCTGGCTGATCGCCGTGGGCGCGACCCTACTGGTCTTCGAGGCGGCCCTGCCCAATTACGGGGTTGCGGGGCTGGGTGGCATTGTCCTGTGTGTGATTGGCGCGGTCATCCTGACCAACGCCGACGTACCGGTTCCCCTGATGATCGGCCTGGGCCTGATCAGCGCGTTGCTGCTGATTGTCCTGTTGGTCCGCGCGTTGAAAACCCGACCGCGCCAGTCCGTCAGCGGCGACGCCACGCTAGTGGGCAACGTCACGGCGGTCACCGCGTTGCAGGCGGACAATCATCACGGCTGGGTCCAGTTGGAAGGCGAGCGCTGGCAGGTGGCAAGCGCCACGCCGATGCGACCCGGGCAGGCGGTGCGGGTCATCGCCCGCAAGGGCTTGCTGCTGGAAGTGGCCCCCGCTGATTCGCAAGGAGTCTGA